In Arcobacter lacus, one genomic interval encodes:
- a CDS encoding transglutaminase domain-containing protein → MLINNKFLKYLSFFISIVFVINLIYMIYSSFFIVKNQFTDIGDTTYVNQVREDDYTIKLASYLTKNCNKDRLCEVQNLLDFVTTIPYKINESIAKSPKQVVEQNFGDCDDKSNLLISLLKVLGYEVYFVLVPEHIFVIINLDSINLSKKALYINDKKFYILETTATLSKIGFPLKYKLDEIEAIIDPFKNKKLLINNLRYN, encoded by the coding sequence ATGTTAATAAATAATAAATTCTTAAAATATCTATCTTTTTTTATTTCAATAGTTTTTGTTATAAATTTGATTTATATGATATATTCTTCTTTTTTTATTGTAAAAAATCAGTTTACAGATATAGGTGATACAACTTATGTAAATCAAGTAAGAGAAGATGACTATACCATAAAATTAGCTTCATATCTTACTAAAAATTGTAATAAAGATAGACTTTGTGAAGTTCAAAATTTATTGGATTTTGTTACAACAATTCCATATAAAATAAATGAAAGTATTGCAAAAAGCCCAAAACAAGTCGTTGAACAAAATTTTGGTGATTGTGATGATAAGTCCAATTTGCTGATTTCTCTTTTGAAAGTTCTTGGCTATGAAGTTTATTTTGTGCTTGTTCCTGAACATATTTTTGTTATTATTAATCTTGATAGCATAAATCTTTCTAAAAAAGCTTTATATATAAATGATAAAAAATTTTATATTTTAGAAACAACAGCAACTCTTTCAAAAATAGGATTCCCTTTAAAATATAAACTTGATGAAATTGAAGCTATAATTGACCCATTCAAAAATAAAAAACTCCTTATAAATAATTTAAGATATAATTAA
- a CDS encoding immunoglobulin-like domain-containing protein: MAQVGVVKSLDGGVFYAKDSSGNIRELSIGDSISENEVVFGDNSNQISAKVEMELSGNDIIVLNQTQQQLIDSSLNEVTFGNEEVIFTKGDVNTTFENADLSAWNNTSDDISDDMETAAGDPTQQETQAGQEEPTEEGRVSARFSARDGSSTDVHSDLREATDFGTQTTESDNAVEIPTELLNPQTTTTEPTTPTIPVDTRVPASSITLNNLTVDEGKEITITATVDNAPQTDLIIRLNNGEEITIKAGETTGSTTFTNPNAEDVYLDNSTETYTIVGTDGGNYVSLDTSDSSVVTITDTIDEVKVWVSADGNVKENETGNFKVNVSQALDHDIKVTLSDGSIVT, from the coding sequence ATGGCACAAGTAGGAGTAGTTAAGTCTTTAGATGGAGGAGTATTTTATGCAAAAGACTCTTCAGGGAATATCAGAGAACTAAGTATTGGTGATAGTATATCGGAAAATGAAGTTGTTTTTGGTGATAATTCAAATCAAATTTCTGCAAAAGTAGAAATGGAATTATCTGGAAATGACATAATCGTTTTAAACCAGACTCAACAACAGCTAATAGATTCTTCTTTAAATGAAGTTACTTTTGGAAATGAAGAAGTGATTTTTACAAAAGGTGATGTAAATACAACATTTGAAAATGCAGATTTGAGTGCATGGAATAATACATCAGATGATATAAGTGATGATATGGAAACAGCTGCAGGCGATCCAACACAACAAGAGACGCAAGCTGGGCAAGAAGAACCAACTGAAGAAGGAAGAGTTTCAGCTAGATTTAGTGCAAGAGATGGTTCTTCTACTGATGTTCATAGTGATTTAAGAGAAGCAACAGATTTTGGAACTCAAACCACAGAAAGTGATAATGCTGTTGAAATACCTACTGAATTATTAAATCCTCAAACTACTACAACAGAGCCGACAACTCCAACAATACCTGTAGATACAAGAGTACCAGCTTCATCGATTACTTTAAATAATTTAACAGTAGATGAAGGTAAAGAGATTACAATAACTGCAACAGTAGATAATGCACCACAAACAGATTTAATAATAAGACTAAATAATGGTGAAGAAATAACTATTAAGGCAGGTGAAACAACTGGTAGTACAACTTTTACAAACCCAAATGCAGAAGATGTATATCTAGATAATAGTACAGAAACTTATACTATTGTGGGAACTGATGGTGGTAATTATGTTAGTTTAGATACTAGTGATAGCTCGGTTGTTACTATTACAGATACAATAGATGAAGTAAAAGTATGGGTAAGTGCAGACGGTAATGTAAAAGAGAATGAGACAGGAAACTTTAAAGTAAATGTAAGTCAAGCATTAGACCATGATATAAAAGTAACATTAAGTGATGGTTCAATAGTTAC